agcttatttgttaaaaatatatatcatttcccatttaTTAAATGTATCTATTATAATCTCAATTTATGGCAAATTGTTAACTATACATCCAACTTggttttgaaacaaatattcaatttcCACTTATAATGATTTTTGGTGAGTTTTTTTCTCTAGATTAATAGATTATAATGATGTTAGATTTAAATCCATGTAAAACATATGTGTTTTAcaatattattagtatataaaaattagtatatgaaagaaaaaaaatacctaTACGATAAAAGTTTATATTGGGATCTATTTCTGTTATTCGTAATTCAGGCCTTAAAGAAAAACAGATTGATGAATACTCCTgtgatagaaaataaaaagggaactaattaattaaatggcAGCTAAAGTAGATCGCAGAGTTATAATCTTTATCAAATTCAATAATCATTATAATACAAACCGATAACTACAATAACAAATCCTTGTACGTATCGAAGTCATCAATGTGTATAATACATAGACAGtaactatttatatatctatcctATTCAACATCATTGCTCATGTTAATTCTCTTGATCGATATCACCTCCTATtcacaaacacaaataatcaATGGCTTCCAACTTATTATCAGAAGAAAACTTTAATCGTGAACTATATGTATACATGTCAAAAGTAGCCGAACAAGCCGAACGTTACGAAGAGATGATGCAATTCATGGAGAAACTAGTCTTGAAAACAACTCCACAAACCGAACTAACTCTAGAAGAACGTAACTTACTATCCGTTGCCTATAAAAACGTTATAGGGTCGTTACGTGCGGCATGGCGAATGGTGTCGTCTATAGAACAAAAAGAAGAGTCTAAGAAGAATGAAGAACATGTTATGGCTGTTAAGGATTATAGGTGTAAAATTGAGGATGATTTGTCGGATATGTGTGATAGGATGTTGAAGATTATTGATATGAATCTTGTCCCGAGTACGATTAGTAGCGAAACAAAAGTGTTTTATTTGAAGATGAAAGGGGATTATCATAGGTATTTAGCTGAGTTTAAAGTTGGTGATGAAAGAAAATTAGCTGCTGAGGCTACTATGAGTTCTTACAAAGCTgctcaggtatatatatatatataaatatatagtagTTGTTTTAATTTGATAGTTTTTTACACAGTTTTG
The Erigeron canadensis isolate Cc75 chromosome 2, C_canadensis_v1, whole genome shotgun sequence DNA segment above includes these coding regions:
- the LOC122589956 gene encoding 14-3-3-like protein B; translated protein: MASNLLSEENFNRELYVYMSKVAEQAERYEEMMQFMEKLVLKTTPQTELTLEERNLLSVAYKNVIGSLRAAWRMVSSIEQKEESKKNEEHVMAVKDYRCKIEDDLSDMCDRMLKIIDMNLVPSTISSETKVFYLKMKGDYHRYLAEFKVGDERKLAAEATMSSYKAAQDIAEADLSTAHPIRLGLALNFSVFYYEILNLPDKACDTARQAFEEAIAELDTLGEDSYKDSTLIMQLLRDNLTLWTSDAPDHLQEP